From one Babesia bovis T2Bo chromosome 3, whole genome shotgun sequence genomic stretch:
- a CDS encoding variant erythrocyte surface antigen-1 beta subunit — MDMWHRGMHYQLGFLTKEGSGAETRWKDSTLHSIDDATNAGLGSFMAAMGYDLDRLNASPPGGVDVKKGQFVQTLLTKEKEGVPWKEFQGGANHSSVAEYYSSIYGAAQSAGKGSTEDICTKYPLLVLHILASGYFRAGSAGAKGIIPAPKAPSSDPRKPRTIREILYWLSALPYSQGYKALVERMKGKYPPKDGVPNETVDKIEIHGQGNGDKTDLKKDCITHYLLAACGYCPLVLIGIQGTIATSGNGTDSAPATGSAPAAAGADQNKCPKHKDNRNKRCDPKDIGKQQATGGSANGQELQAGQVCYGGYHLEVSKFGPLHGMYANGLYGFDMDLSAAQCLDQLRVYVYHCFYQLYFLRKQCGTGAIAAGGAGGAGSGVVLGWKSCRYGNGVSTTSANKWICQGTGSNGNEHSKNCGLQNAAGSGTGSGSPLMAFLCDTVTGLHCGKTVGVDLGSGKQGYPEIDEHMNCPAGTLGHFGGPPNHCPVPMGWSKDITGSGANRANHFKDLTKTHKTAELEPKGQQNNTYPAHCTGKTLAHLLEYYCDPEKCHGTLVVLLRLLACITPTVPRTLGDLFGFYYYVVYIGGESASGGGQQESEVRKKLKDIEKAVSLNMGRVNYTDGVLQAVNKWSVGDCSQPSSHSTAEASLKTLFGCAKGTDKCCPYLSPLSGQQYGQLSPLMAGTYLSWLVYLIGEFKDGLGELEKAFKGIECKNSDCKGQGAVGCGGSGQCRAGTHGDTCPAAGGSGSAGSAVAGKGGSGVANQGVCGCDSVVSCTGVLPVLYKYGFGYGNVAELHKECIAWIFVAMLVRYP, encoded by the exons ATGGATATGTGGCATCGTGGAATGCATTA tcagttggggttcctaactAAGGAGGGGAGTGGCGCTGAGACGAGGTGGAAGGACAGCACGCTGCACAGCATAGACGATGCCACCAATGCCGGCCTCGgatcattcatggcggccatgggctatgacctggataggttGAATGCGAGTCCTCCag gTGGAGTAGATGTTAAGAAGGGACAGTTTGTGCAAACTTTGTTGACGAAAGAGAAGGAAGGAGTACCTTGGAAAGAATTCCAAGGCGGTGCGAATCATA gtagtgtagctgagtactacagtagTATCTATGGTGCAGCACAGAGTGCTGGCAAAGGCAGTACTGAGGACATTTGTACTAagtaccccctattggtactccacatcctggccagtgggtacttcagggcaggcaGTGCCGGGGCGAAGGGTATCATCCcggcgccgaaggcgccatCTAGTGATCCTAGGAAGCCTAGGACTATCCGGGaaatcctctactggctaagtgcattgccctatagtcagggatACAAGGCACTGGTAGAGAGGATGAAAGGGAAGTATCCCCCAAAAGATGGAGTACCAAATGAAACAGTGGATAAAATAGAGATTCATGGACAAGGTAATGGTGACAAGACAGACCTCAAGAAAGACTgtattacccactacctactggccgcctgtggctactgcccactggtcctcatcggtatccaggggaccatagctaccagtggcaatggcACTGACAGTGCTCCTGCGACAG gtagtgcTCCAGCTGCTGCTGGTGCTGACCAGAATAAGTGTCCCAAGCATAAGGATAACCGTAATAAGAGATGTGATCCTAAGGATATAGGAAAACAACAGGCAACGGGAGGTTCCGCCAACGGACAAGAACTCCAAGCCGGTCAagtctgctacggcgggtaccacctggaagtctccaagtttg gccccctccatgggatgtatgccaatgggctATATGGGTTTGACATGGACCTTTCGgccgcccagtgcctggaccaactgagggtatatgtctaccactgcttctaccaactctatttcctaaggaagcagtgtggTACGGGCGCGATAGCGGCCGGAGGAGCAGGGGGAGCAGGATCAGGAGTAGTGCTGGGATGGAagagttgtaggtatggtaacGGTGTAAGTACCACGAGTGCTAACAAGTGGATTTGTCAAG GTACGGGTAGCAATGGAAATGAACACAGCAAGAATTGTGGATTGCAGAATGCAgcaggtagtggtactgGCTCAGGATCACCACTGATGGCATTTCTGTGTGATACAGTAACTGGGTTGCACTGTGGGAAAACGGTGGGAGTAGATCTGGGTAGCGGTAAACAGGGTTATCCCGAAATAGACGAACACATGAACTGTCCAGCAGGAACCCTTGGCCACTTTGGCGGTCCTCCAAATCACTGTCCCGTACCAATGGGTTGGAGCAAGGATATCACAGGAAGTGGCGCCAATAGGGCaaaccacttcaaag ATTTAACCAAGACGCACAAGACAGCGGAACTAGAGCCtaaag GCCAGCAAAACAACACTTACCCTGCtcactgcactgggaagACACTGGCACatctcctggagtactactgtgaccccgaaaagtgccatggcaccctagtggtactcctgagactactggcatgtatcactcccacggtgccacggactctgggtgacctctttgggttctattactatgtAGTCTATATTGGGGGAGAGAGTGCCAGTGGTGGTGGACAACAGGAAAGTGAAGTGAGGAAGAAATTGAAAGATATAGAAAAAGCGGTGTCTCTCAATATGGGCCGTGTTAATTATACTGATGGAGTCCTACAGGCAGTAAACAAGTGGAGTGTTGGAGATTGTAGTCAGCCTAGCAGCCACAGCACTGCTGAAGCCTCCCTAAAAACCCTATTTGGATGTGCTAAAGGCACCGACAAGTGCTGTCCATACCTCTCTCCTCTtagtggccagcagtatggccagttgagtcccttgatggccgggacctacctgtcatggttggtctatttgataggggAGTTCAAAGATGGGTTGGGAGAGTTAGAGAAGGCGTTCAAAGGGATTGAATGTAAGAATTCAGATTGTAAGG gtcaGGGAGCTGTTGGAtgtggtggtagtggacAGTGCCGAGCAGGAACCCATGGAGATACGTGCCCTGCAGCTGGAGGATCCGGATCGGCTGGTAGTGCGGTGGCTGGTAaaggtggtagtggtgTTGCTAATCAGGGAGTCTGTGGGTGCGACTCcgtcgtatcatgtaccggggtactaccggtattgtacaagtatggctttgggtatggtaatgtagCGGAGCTGCACAAAG agtgtattgcttggattttcgtagcaatgttggtaagGTATCCATAG
- a CDS encoding variant erythrocyte surface antigen-1 alpha subunit: MHWTGKYTNSRPYWNNHILDGNGLDDGTLSQWLQALGFPRDMLNNSGPENRLDQVIWDGFMGQLFLGFTHPGSGSSDGTTAKQPYDMNYAGFVHTAHRDSFNTDAATVFTNGNASRTTGQISDTNQHKNGAIFKLYILSCAYFTGLQKKTTHSTTTNNPKTIREILYWLSALPYSQAYKQLLEHAKERLQEVLKKPEGTDKETPTLAFLQQGRSAPITVDEFNLFAHFQAVTQYCPLVLIGIQGGLHSTNNTTPAIHSLYANTECNFTYPAVPIQAYNQVVHYIRALFYQLYFLRKQCAVKVTCGGKWRECRYGDGVVSKGVISWMCLGCDPMEHDRNYRVEKVKKELVGMTKGDVAEKVKEVLEAIGEVVVQLGNAQEALEGKKGEEIKGVQAKLRTAKTGLEEANNGLEIEVGLDVKLKEAKTGLEEARKNLRNGLNGKELTEAKDKLEALSKDGNGKLKDM, encoded by the coding sequence atgcattggacaGGGAAGTACACCAACAGTAGACCATATTGGAATAATCATATTTTGGATGGCAAcggtctagatgatggtacactaTCACAATGGCTTCAGGCCTTAGGGTTCCCTAGAGATATGCTTAATAATAGTGGACCAGAGAATAGACTAGATCaggttatatgggatgggttcATGGGACAACTGTTTCTAGGGTTTACTCATCCCGGCAGTGGTTCCAGTGACGGTACTACAGCAAAACAACCGTACGATATGAATTATGCCggttttgtacatactgcacatagggattcattcaacacCGATGCTGCTACTGTCTTTACGAATGGCAATGCCTCTCGTACTACTGGCCAAATCAGTGATACTAACCAGCACAAAAACGGTGCCATtttcaagctctatattctatcatgtgcatACTTTACTGGATTGCAGAAGAAGACTACTCacagtactaccactaaTAATCCTAAGACCATTcgggagatcctatactggctaagtgcgttgccctatagtcaggcatatAAGCAGTTACTGGAGCATGCCAAGGAAAGGCTACAAGAAGTACTCAAGAAACCCgaaggcactgacaaagAGACACCAACACTTGCCTTTCTCCAACAAGGCCGTTCAGCTCCCATTacagttgatgaattcaacctgtttgcccacttccaagcagtgacccagtactgcccactggtcctcataggtatccagggtggattACACAGTACCAACAACACTACTCCAGCCATACACTCCCTCTATGCCAACACAGAGTGCAACTTCACCTACCCAGCAGTgcccatccaagcatacaaccaggtggtccactacattagggctctgttctaccagctctacttcctaaggaagcaatgtgcagttaaGGTTACATGTGGAGGgaaatggcgtgaatgtAGATATGGGGATGGAGTAGTCTCTAAGGGGGTaatcagctggatgtgcctggggtgtgaccccatggagcatgataGGAATTATAGGGTGGAGAAGGTAAAGAAAGAGTTAGTGGGGATGACGAAAGGGGATGTAGCAGAGAAGGTAAAGGAAGTACTAGAGGCTATTGgggaagtagtggtacaattgggtaatgcccaggaggcattggaagggaagaaggGGGAGGAGATCAAGGGGGTACAGGCGAAACTAAGGACGGCTAAGACGGGACTAGAGGAGGCTAATAATGGACTAGAGATAGAGGTGGGGTTGGATGTTAAACTAAAGGAGGCTAAGACAGGACTAGAGGAGGCTAGGAAAAATCTAAGGAATGGGTTGAATGGGAAAGAGCTAACGGAGGCTAAGGATAAACTAGAGGCGCTGTCAAAGGATGGTAATGGTAAACTAAAGGATATGTAG
- a CDS encoding putative integral membrane protein: MEMTTETPVPLSTLGKATTVSACEQDGFYLCPSTAIFFGLIILCLGSCVALLINGVAWTARQYKPDGSFQNGDLDPSFNVISLGILLCYILIHVFGYKCGLISASLSQCQKGFIACAGIVVFCSFLNVFVVGWTEGVDIKFRGSAVFCFTSIQALAMIGFIIASFKLHCFGGCYTRSKIVFYIVGILNILYGALFILECLVFYDNDKKMLSILHDNKIVGWTHYKTVAPVAYVLQVALCLCAYQVSICHIRFTPVDVAFLCIGGLMVGTLVAVTFSAYGKEVHEYVVYPLMALHVIISVGLLMLTHQNRPLAQFEGGELLGGSSWDVLYVVITVESLVCIAGSVSTIFAKYENKPPTPPVQPQIERVGASKQLLGLHIYVTFQLLVLTKLKKPFNKYYTADYLSAIILALILVILLVGTAVGCGWAKLGSIIKDSGPSGSYLTYKPPDVKDYVPFAVYLLVVIAAFLTFGYKCNILEVWGDWISDKAGTYYKENPKLKRTTDKP; encoded by the coding sequence atggaaATGACGACTGAAACACCGGTTCCGTTGAGCACTCTGGGCAAAGCAACCACCGTGTCAGCTTGTGAACAGGATGGATTCTATTTGTGTCCTAGCACTGCTATCTTCTTCGGTCTGATTATCTTGTGCCTTGGTAGTTGTGTAGCTTTGTTAATAAATGGTGTCGCGTGGACAGCTAGACAGTATAAACCTGATGGTAGTTTCCAAAATGGAGACCTAGACCCATCGTTCAACGTGATCTCACTTGGCATTcttttgtgttatatactAATCCATGTTTTTGGATACAAATGTGGATTGATTAGCGCCTCTTTGAGTCAGTGCCAAAAAGGGTTTATTGCTTGTGCCGGGATTGTAGTTTTCTGCAGCTTCCTCAACGTTTTCGTCGTAGGATGGACTGAGGGTGTTGATATCAAATTCAGAGGTTCTGCTGTCTTTTGCTTCACGTCAATACAAGCCTTGGCCATGATTGGTTTCATTATCGCAAGCTTCAAGCTTCACTGCTTCGGAGGGTGCTACACCAGGAGCAAAATAGTATTTTACATTGTAGGAATTCTGAACATACTCTACGGTGCTCTGTTCATCTTAGAATGTTTGGTATTCTATGATAATGATAAAAAAATGCTGTCAATCCTACATGACAACAAAATTGTAGGATGGACCCATTATAAAACCGTTGCACCAGTTGCCTACGTATTGCAGGTAGCACTTTGTCTCTGTGCTTACCAGGTGTCCATTTGTCACATAAGATTTACTCCTGTTGACGTTGCATTCCTCTGTATAGGTGGTTTGATGGTTGGTACGCTAGTAGCAGTCACTTTTTCGGCTTATGGCAAAGAGGTTCACGAATACGTTGTCTACCCGCTGATGGCACTCCACGTTATCATATCCGTTGGTTTGCTGATGCTTACCCATCAAAATAGGCCTCTTGCCCAATTCGAAGGTGGTGAGCTGCTAGGCGGCTCATCATGGGATGTCCTATATGTGGTGATAACAGTGGAATCCCTTGTCTGCATTGCAGGTAGTGTATCCACCATTTTTGCGAAATATGAAAACAAACCGCCGACACCACCAGTACAGCCACAAATCGAACGCGTTGGAGCCTCAAAACAACTACTCGGGCTCCATATTTATGTAACCTTTCAACTTTTGGTATTGACAAAGCTAAAGAAGCCTTTCAACAAATATTACACCGCCGACTACTTGTCCGCTATAATACTGGCATTGATCTTAGTGATCCTACTAGTTGGAACAGCTGTGGGATGTGGATGGGCCAAACTAGGATCAATTATTAAAGACTCGGGTCCATCTGGATCATATCTAACATATAAGCCTCCGGATGTAAAAGATTACGTTCCTTTCGCTGTATACTTATTAGTAGTAATAGCAGCATTTCTAACATTTGGCTACAAATGCAACATTTTGGAAGTTTGGGGCGATTGGATAAGTGACAAGGCTGGAACGTACTACAAGGAAAATCCTAAGTTGAAGAGAACCACGGATAAGCCGTGA
- a CDS encoding putative integral membrane protein has product MMDTTTCSTVVLVLLWLSLCCNTFGLFLAIIREYSSPEVLYSTNTLSTLLIGVCLWQCKKAGYLVQPMTWYHWVLLVLLLLLQVVAVVLEQNGWGLFANLSITSTYPIYGVAVVLLGILAGTLYCGWKCNLFCRPCCKSQYVCYGSAIVVVLAVLVVLAVTASLPKIPGSDDDEGEQIDQSEGETKMHTIGCLGKVILPITQCYTMAVLWITILRLPYTLPQLVTILASALALTSILPLIVMCSIERFDSATAYPLLAVHLLSLGITWYCVEYKKVFHWSKDYMCFGVLGITVILLALVDIVIVIYIANYPQFISEIKGMEFTLLGYSFLLMVPTFWYAYRCGLLTWRWNSCLPKKKDFKAPDTADNTTTDSGIAKE; this is encoded by the coding sequence ATGATGGATACTACTACCTGTAGTACTGTAGTACTGGTGCTCCTGTGGCTATCCCTGTGCTGCAATACATTCGGTTTGTTTCTGGCCATTATACGCGAATACAGCTCTCCTGAAGTACTGTACAGTACCAATACACTATCCACTCTACTGATCGGAGTATGTCTATGGCAATGTAAGAAGGCTGGGTACCTAGTACAACCAATGACCTGGTACCATTGGGTACTACTAGTTCTACTACTATTACTAcaggtagtggcagttGTCTTGGAGCAAAATGGCTGGGGTCTGTTTGCTAATTTATCCATCACATCGACATATCCCATTTACGGTGTTGCAGTGGTACTGCTGGGTATACTCGCCGGTACCCTATACTGCGGCTGGAAGTGTAACCTGTTCTGTAGACCATGTTGCAAAAGTCAGTATGTTTGCTATGGTAGTGCCATAGTGGTAGTGCTAGCAGTGCTCGTGGTACTGGCTGTCACAGCATCACTGCCAAAGATTCCTGGAAGCGACGATGACGAGGGTGAGCAAATTGATCAAAGTGAAGGGGAAACCAAGATGCACACTATTGGTTGCCTTGGTAAAGTGATATTACCCATTACACAGTGCTATACCATGGCAGTGCTATGGATTACTATACTAAGGTTACCATATACACTTCCACAACTGGTAACCATTTTGGCATCGGCACTGGCACTCACTTCCATATTGCCATTGATAGTTATGTGCAGTATTGAGCGTTTCGACAGTGCTACAGCATACCCCCTCCTAGCAGTCCACCTACTGTCCCTCGGAATTACCTGGTACTGTGTGGAGTATAAAAAGGTGTTCCACTGGTCCAAGGATTACATGTGCTTCGGGGTACTAGGAATAACGGTGATACTGCTGGCATTGGTAGACATAGTAATAGTGATTTATATTGCAAATTATCCCCAATTCATCTCTGAAATTAAAGGTATGGAATTTACCCTTCTGGGCTACTCATTTCTACTGATGGTACCTACATTctggtatgcataccgatGCGGTCTACTTACATGGAGATGGAATTCTTGTCTCCCCAAGAAAAAGGATTTCAAGGCTCCTGACACTGCTGATAACACTACCACAGACAGTGGTATAGCAAAGGAATAG
- a CDS encoding variant erythrocyte surface antigen-1 alpha subunit → MITKCSIKLAQVLSALVGWSKIEQCTNGGKCNGNKGSDVNSGPHGGNECKYLEEVQPDNKCQDCGCMKYVVIPGTDWAQLGRGCTKCMDTTGNTHRCSCASDCSSGPAEECKCALAGKCCKCCCTSCSGCKNECRCDNGNYIMRYGSTYTMKLTHAYLWTEIEALKEPPTWKHLTDSDEIGATKIGDGLTSSQRRHQCDQILLGSVCLIWSEVTSMHWTGKYAKGSPYWNNHILDGSSLDDGTLSQWLQALGFPRDMLNNSGPQNRLDQVIWDGFMGQLFLGFTHPTGVNPGQSDGTTAKQPYLMNYAGFVHTAHRDSFNTDAATVFTNGNASRTTGQISDTNQHKNGAIFKLYILSCAYFTGLQKKTTHSTTTNNPKTIREILYWLSALPYSQAYKQLLEHAKERLQEVLKKPEGTDKETPTLAFLQQGRSAPITVDEFNLFAHFQAVTQYCPLVLISIQGGLHSTNSTTPAIHVLYANTECGFTYPAVDIQAYNQVVHYIRALFYQLYFLRKQCAVKVTCGGKWRECRYGSGVLGKGVVSWMCLGCNPMEHDRKWRVGKVKKELVGITNGTGKNDTLMKSLVSVLKDIGELVVQLGNAQEVLDRGKEDLTGVKTALNGVFSGVYENGTSGNNFNKVLKDVLGKLETEKVEKLEKESDSVNGLKDAATKATTALTAAATKSGSGSGTDIDQDKNAVSAGIDGLHKVLEAFKQWAEQDGEDIIKQAKSALEHLGKITGVGNEVNLRNVKLEAHYSAFLKAINQLLSLCSSPKCPTCKDHATKCGRRGEQRTCEKCHQQYMDGFPSPLQAFLEDRLPGFSCMEWTLIYHLALGLQKWVGWQEGDTCCLKGEKKIGDSKGIGKGCERGGTATQCCNKSGTDCATHECETCGKGESKNGINGAGKCYLSAYCKKNTSYSGSSTTNLFLWTSISSECTKVHLLARIFLGSVCLIWSGLSQLGFLTGKGSGGKDNRWKNSSLHKIDGTDAGLGSFMAAMGYDLDRLNQGGVPGGEYCLG, encoded by the exons ATGATTACCAAATGTTCCATAAAA ctggcacaggtactcagtgcactagttgggtggagtaagatagagcAGTGTACTAATGGTGGCAAGTGCAATGGCAATAAGGGTAGTGATGTCAATTCCGGTCCACACGGTGGCAATGAGTGCAAGTATCTAGAGGAAGTACAGCCGGACAACAAGTGTCAGGACTGTGGCTGTATGAAATATGTAGTGATCCCGGGTACAGATTGGGCACAACTGGGCAGGGGGTGTACTAAGTGTATGGATACTACTGGTAATACGCATAGGTGTAGCTGTGCTAGTGACTGTAGTAGTGGTCCTGCTGAGGAGTGTAAATGCGCTTTAGCgggcaaatgctgcaagtgttgttgtacaagtTGTAGTGGGTGTAAGAATGAGTGTAGATGTGATAATGGTAACTACATTATGCGATATGGATCGACGTACACAATGAAACTGACTCATGCATACCTCTGGACTGAGATTGAAGCATTGAAGGAGCCACCTACATGGAAACATCTGACTGATAGCGATGAAATTGGTGCCACTAAGATTGGGGACGGATTGACCTCTTCCCAACGTCGACACCAATGTGACCAAATTCTtctagggtcagtatgtctcatttggagtgAAGTTACCTCTATGCATTGGACAGGAAAGTACGCCAAGGGTAGCCCATActggaacaatcacatcctggacGGCAGTAGTCTAGATGACGGTAccctatcccaatggctacaggccttAGGGTTCCCTAGAGATATGCTTAATAATAGTGGACCACAGAATAGACTAGATCaggttatatgggatggatTTATGGGACAACTGTTTCTAGGGTTTACCCACCCTACGGGTGTTAATCCCGGCCAGAGTGACGGTACTACAGCAAAACAACCGTACCTTATGAATTACGCCggttttgtacatactgcacatagggattcattcaacacCGATGCTGCTACTGTCTTTACGAATGGCAATGCCTCTCGTACTACTGGCCAAATCAGTGATACTAACCAGCACAAAAACGGTGCCATtttcaagctctatattctatcatgtgcatACTTTACTGGATTGCAGAAGAAGACTACTCacagtactaccactaaTAATCCTAAGACCATTcgggagatcctatactggctaagtgcgttgccctatagtcaggcatatAAGCAGTTACTGGAGCATGCCAAGGAAAGGCTACAAGAAGTACTCAAGAAACCCgaaggcactgacaaagAGACACCAACACTTGCCTTTCTCCAACAAGGCCGTTCAGCTCCCATTacagttgatgaattcaacctgtttgctcacttccaagcagtgactcagtactgcccactggtcctcataagtatccagggtggattACACAGTACTAACAGTACTACTCCTGCCATTCACGTCTTATACGCCAACACGGAGTGTGGATTCACCTACCCAGCAGTTGATATTCAAGCttacaaccaggtggtacactacatcagggctctgttctaccaactctatttccttaggaagcagtgtgcaGTGAAGGTCACTTGtggaggcaaatggcgtgaatgtaggtatggtagtggagtgcTTGGTAAAGGTGTggttagctggatgtgcctggggtgtaaccccatggaacatgataggaaatggAGGGTGGGGAAGGTAAAGAAAGAGTTGGTGGGGATAACGAATGGAACAGGGAAGAATGATACACTAATGAAGTCTCTAGTGAGCGTATTGAAGGATATAGGTGAATTAGTtgtacaattgggtaatgcccaggaggtATTGGATAGGGGAAAGGAGGATCTAACAGGAGTGAAGACGGCACTAAATGGAGTATTTTCAGGGGTGTATGAGAATGGGACAAGTGGGAATAATTTCAACAAGGTactaaaggatgtactAGGGAAATTGGAGACGGAGAAGGTGGAGAAACTAGAGAAGGAGTCAGATTCGGTTAATGGACTAAAGGATGCTGCTACGAAGGCTACGACGGCACTAACGGCGGCTGCTACGAAGTCTGGgagtggtagtggtactgATATTGATCAGGATAAGAATGCAGTGAGTGCTGGTATCGATGGGTTACATAAGGTATTGGAGGCATTTAAACAGTGGGCAGAGCAAGATGGAGAAGATATTATAAAGCAAGCTAAAAGCGCACTGGAACATCTAGGGAAAATAACAGGCGTTGGAAATGAAGTAAATTTGCGTAATGTTAAACTGGAAGCACATTACTCGGCATTCCTCAAAGCCATTAACCAGCTCCTCTCCCTTTGCAgctctcccaagtgcccTACATGTAAAGATCACGCCACCAAGTGCGGCCGACGGGGAGAACAGAGGACCTGTGAaaaatgccaccaacagtacatggacggcttcccctcccccctccaggcattcctcgaggatagGCTGCCAGGGTTTAGTTGCATGGAGT ggacactgatataccacttggcactgggactgcagaagtgggttgggtggcaaGAAGGGGATACctgttgtcttaaggggGAGAAGAAAATAGGTGATAGTAAAGGAATTGGTAAAGGATGTGAGCGAGGTGGTACTGCTACTCAATGTTGTAATAAAAGCGGTACTGATTGCGCTACTCATGAGTGTGAAACGTGTGGTAAAGGTGAGAGTAAAAATGGTATCAATGGTGCCGgaaaatgctacctctcGGCCTATTGCAAAAAGAATACTTcttatagtggcagttcCACTACAAATCTCTTCCTTTGGACCTCCATATCCAGTGAATGCactaaggtccacctcctggcccggATTTTCCTAGGatcagtatgtctcatctggagtggactcagtcagttgggaTTCCTAACAGGAAAGGGGAGTGGTGGCAAGGACAATAGGTGGAAGAATAGTAGTTTGCACAAGATAGATGGTACCGATGCcggtctcggctcattcatggcggccatgggctatgacctggataggttgaatcagggaGGTGTTCCAGGAGgtgagtactgcctagggtag